The genomic region ATCGAAAGGTAGCAAAATAGCAATACTCCCACGTTTACATCTCAAAGGTATGATCAAAATTCGATTCCAAACTTGGGAGTGAGGCTAATATTATAGGTAAAATTAGACAAAAAAGCAAGAAAGACTTTTGATGtgcaaaaaaccaaaattaaatgtagaaggaaaaaggaaaaagaaagtgGTGTGAGCTTACGCTCAGCCTTGACCCTAAGGAAACAACCTTGTTTCCTTGGAGGATTTGGCAGGAGTTAGGAATAGGGATAGTGAAAAAATCGAATCAAAGAATACTATAAATAAAGGTGAAGAGCATAAAGAAGAGGTAACTTAGAAGTTCTGATTTTTCTACTCATCTAATTACTAACTTAGGCATCAGAGcccttttttctttgttttgcaagtCCCCTCATCCTTGAATTAAAAATTCATAGTTGTTGTCACGTGAAGGCCAGATACGTCTATCTTTGGCCAAAATTTAGCATAAAAAATCATACAATGTAAGCCCTTGATCTAAGCTAAAGAATAAGCCAAGCCAACACTTGAACCAAGAAGTTAGAACGGATTGTAGGCTAGATTAAAGAAgctaaaatttggctaagtgctCAAACTATGCTTTGAACCTTGGGAAGCTTAAGGGCATGAGTTGGCCTAGAAGTAAAGGATGAGTataattggctaagtgttgaaaGTAAGATTTGAACGCATAGTCTAATAAAGAAGAGGGAATTTagactaagtgttagtaaggaATGAGTAGGACTCAACCATTGAAGCATGATTGGACAAGTTTAACTTATATTTTAGGTTGAATGCATACCAAGCTAAGAAACCCTACTTGGATGCATAGCTATGGAAAAGTTGGAAGATTAAACTAGGTACTAAGTATGTAAGGAGTGAGGACATAACCTTGGATGAGTTCAAGTCATCGCCCTAAAGTTGGAATCATAGTTGGAGTTGTTGGAAAGCCTTGAACGCATGCTTTGGCCACCAAAGACTCATTTGAATGCATGCTAGGACAAGTTGAACTATCTTGGACGCATAGAGGAAGATTTGGTTAAATGTTAGACAACCATGCATTGAACTATGCACAAACCAAGTAAAGAGTAGGGTGGGATGCATAGTAAAGGAGAGTTGGACCCATGGAATGTTCGGGGtgagaatttggctaagtgttggacaaCTTGTTGAACACCTACCCTAGTAGGGACGTGTTGGACACACAGTGGGGTGGAAGATGGATGCATGGAAGGAACCATGTGCCCAACTTGCATACCACGCATTAGGATTAACCTTTCTTTAGGAGTAAGGTCAAGTTGATAGCAAGGCGAAATATGTGGCTCATTCGGGTAAAATTTTGATTAAGTCCTAGTAGGAGGTGGAGGCCTAAGAGACAAGGAGAGGGCATGCAAGTGTGGGTTGGACACTCAAAGAAGGACTATGCGTTGGGCCTTATATGGTGGGGACACATAAGATTTCTatgcaagtaggaggtgtccaCATATGGAACAAAGAGAGATCATGTGAGATGTTGGGCTGGCACCTCGAAAGAGAACCATACGTTGGGCATTGTATGGTGGTGACAAGTAAGGTTTACAAACAAGTAAGAGGTGTCATGCTATGAGAACTTAGATGGATGATGAGGATGACTTGGAATTGCTTATAAATACCCCAAGAGAGTTTTATTTCACCATACAACTTTAAAACTCTCTAAAGAAAGACTTAAAGAGAAGTGTTGGAAGAAAGTATCCCCATTCCCCCACTTTAGCTTACACACATACATCCTCATTCCCTCTTTTCAGCTCTTCGGCCCCTTAACACATCTCTTCCACACCACATATTAAAGAAAGTAAAGCAAAAGAGGAGAAAGAAAGATGAAGGAAAACGGAGGAAGTGACGGTGGTAGCAACACACACTGGTTTGTCCGCTCAAATTCGACCATCTTTCGCTCACATACAGCCACCCATTACTCAAATCCAACCTGCATATGTGGCTGCTTAGTTCTCCTAAATTCATCATATTCTATTGCAGTTCAACCCCGTTGACTAGCCACTTTGTCCAAATCTGGCCACCACTATTCATATTCGTCGTCATTGATCTAAACCGCTCGAGAATGCATCGCCAATTTCGGGAGAACGCGACACCATTGGCGATAGAGGAGGTGGAAGATAAATTGgagaatttgttttttttaacatttgtttaaatattaaaatataagatCTAGAAAATCATAAAGGTCTTAAAGAtcttccaaaaatatttttaaaaaatcatggcAACAAATTTTAAACCACAAAAGAGCTAGTGTTCAAATCTGGGATACATGATAGTTAAAGGACAATTTTGGTATAACACCCAATCGTTAAACCCTATTTTTAAATTCTAgacatttttaagaaaaaaattgaaaatagaaatttgttAAAACACCACCTCCCATTTAGACATTGGTACAATTTctctaaatattattttgtaatatttaattagctacaatcaacactatttcaaaactcttttgttacaatttttattatttgttatcgtttttaccattatttttcattcatcatttttttattttttactatagtatttactatataCTACCTAAACTAAAATTGTATACGCCTCCAAAGACTTCTAAGATTCATCACATATAATCCTATTTCAATTAACAAACAATACCATCAAATTTggtgaattttatttttttttctaaatattttttacattataaatttataacaatCAATATAATGATTCGAGGTTAAAATGTTCGAATctcattttttttggaaaagaaaaatttgtcttCTAATAATATGTGATTGAACATTTAGGTAGATTATATAGAGATGAGATAGAATGTAGCTCAAgatagtattttttaaaaataaaaatatgccgtttctttttttttaaaaaaaaagtattggaATTAAAATGTGAAATGAAAGAATTGAACCTCAGACCTCGAAGTCGATAGTACAAGCTCTATACTTCATGTACGTTCTCGTTGGCATAAAAAATATGCACTTTCGGACAAACTAAAACACTTAGCATTAATgtctatttcttcttctttcagcTGCAATGTCCGattgatctttttttttaatcatcctTCAACTGCTCTCCCCATTTTAATTTCTTCACCTTCCCTAGTCCATAGCAATTACTACATACCCAAAACACTAGCAAATGGAGTTCAatacttcttttcttttgtgttcATTATGATATGATTTCTTTAACCTTTCTATCATGGAGGATTGGAAAACGACAGAAGCACCCACAttcgtagtttataaatttcAGAGCCACAGTTGAAGAATCACCAAGTGGAACCCACTTTGCTCGTTGGCTTTGAAACAACTAATGCTCGGTGGCTTCTTAAATTTCCCGACCCCCACCTCCTGATGGTCTCTGTTTTTCGCTACATTATAGCCCACCATTTCGTCGCTGCAATTAATGCGATTGCTTCTGATGAATCCCATACTTGAGGAGACGGTTGAAATGGTTATTTTCAGATGATGAACTGATCGATCGGACTGAGCAGCGGAAATGGGAGAAGATGGACGATCCTTGGCCGTTACCCCCACATGGGCTTTCGCCACAGTGGTCACTCTCATGGTTTCTCTTGGATTCTTTTTCCAAGGCACGTTGAAACGGACCAAAAAGGTAAAATCGACCACGATTCTTTCTGGGTATTTCATGGAATCTTGTTTTTTGAATCTTTTGATTGAGAcccttttgttctttttttgcCAGTGGTTGGATAGGACGAAGAGAAAATCGTTACTCGCTGCGTTGGAGAAGATTAAAGAAGGTGAAAAAGATGGGTGtttaattttgtttcctttttttggGTTGATTTGTTTCAATGATTTGTGTGGTTTTGTTTCTTGATTGGGTTTATATTTctgggtttttgtttttgagcaGAGCTGATGCTCTTTGGACTTCTTTCATTGTTGATGGGTCACTGGATTGTTTTTGTTGCAAGAATTTGTGTTAAGTCGTCTGTCTTGAGCAGCCGTTTCTATCCTTGTGCTTTGGAGGTTGATCTGAAACGAGTTAGACATATTTCTATTGCAAGTGAAAACTTGAACATTTCTGTTCCAAGGGAGCATAATAATCCTGGGATACGAGAGTATTGTCCTGAGGTACTTCTTATGCTTTGCTTGATGAAGTTCTTTTAACTTCGAATTATTAAGTTCTCTGTTTGATAGCCATTAACCAAGTATTACGTTTATAAACACTACTAGTCTACTTCCacctaataattttttttttttttttgtatgttaGTCTACTTTTTAGGAGTATTTTTGAAATCCAATCCAAGTTTGAGAACTTATAAAAGTGGTTTttaaaatgtgtttttgtttttggaatttggctatgTTGAAATCATGGTGAAGAAATTGTTAGAAAACAAGTATCATAGACCAAAATTCAAATGGTCATCAAACGAGGGGTTAGTAATTAGCTGAAATAGTTAAATTCACGTTAGAATAATTATTTGGAGTTAAACCCACACTCTAGAGGGGACTCCTAAGAGGAAGGCCCCCAACTagctcaatatatatatatttagagtTTTTGTTTTATGAGCTAGTGGTGATTTTAACATAGTGTTTGATCACAAGGCTCGAGTCAAgaatgaattgaaaattttattgtcGTTCAATATGGCTTTATTTTGCGTTCCAGGGTCGTGAATCGTTTGCTTCATATGAAAGTTTAGAGCAGCTTCATCGATTAATATTTGTTCTCGGTGTCACCCATGTTTCGTATAGCTTCATTGCCATTGCCCTGGCTATGATTAAGGTTGGTGATCTCATAATCACTCTGCCTTCAAATTCTTCTTTCTTGATCTCCATGACATCTTGAagcttgcttttttttttttcttcttcttgttcagaTATATGGCTGGAGAGCGTGGGAAAATGAGGCTAAGACTTTGGCCACTCGGAACGCACAAGGTAAATAAAATTGCACCAAATCATTCTTATGGTTTCTAAGCTTTGGAACTTGTTTAAGTCATGACAGATGCattgaagaatttgaaatgaatgTATTTTTGACCtacaattttcataatttcaaCTGAGAAGAATCTGCACAAGCATCATCAACTGGACCAAACATAAGGCGACTATCTACTTTTGTCTTTCACCATACTTCTCATCCATGGAGTCAGCATAGAGTTCTTGTTTGGCTGGTATTTCTTTGTTTTCCTTTGAGCTCTTGACGAAAAAAAACCAATTTccatgaaaaaagaaatttttaccatttcttgttttcaaatctAAAAGAAAGTTTGATCTTTCGTTTATTCAGTCTTCATGGATTTTTGGTCATGTGTATTTACACTACTGCTCAAATTCTCTCGTTTGCACTTGCTTTTATCAAACTGATTATTCTTAAGAGGATTACAAAGCTTCACAATCAAGTCAACCACTATCACTTTATTATGTTATGGAGAACTCAAAACTTGGTGGTTCTTATGTTAATGATTCTAAAGCTAATTATACCAACTTGCAGCTCTGTTTCAGCCGCCAGTTTTGGAGTTCTATTAATCGAGCTGATTACATGGCTTTGCGGCTGGGATTTATCAGTGTATGTTCATTTTGGTACTTAGTAGTCTTGTTGTTTCTATGTTTTcattccaaaaatatttacaataataattaagtTGATGACTAGAAAGCATAAGATAAATCCCATGTAGGGCTAAAATATTTGGTAATTTTTGCCATTTTGGTTTTTACTTTAAAATGAGGAATCGATGTTGGTGTTTACAAGGAAGATTGAATACTCACAGTGCAAAAAAAAGCACATTATTGTATGCTGAGTATAAGGATGATAGTAAATAACACTAGGGAAAAGTCTATATTTTTGTTAGCTGGTTAGATCAACATGCCTTTTACCAATTTTCTAACTTCActgtttatttctttctttttactattattattatcattattatttttgtttgttttcttttggaaTGTAGACTCATGAACTTCCTATATCATATGACTTCCATAATTATATGCTTCGAAGCATGGACGATGAATTTCGCGATATGGTTGGTATAAGGTTGTATTCTGTAACTTTATGCTATACTTCATTAGGTGATGGCTCAATATGATAAGGTGTAAATGTAATTgcagttttttattttaagattttCTGCTACCAAAAGGTTTGTGTATCAGTCATGTTTGCTACCACAATGTGTTACTAGCTTGCCAAGTTTGCTTTCTCAAGGATGGCCGTCTATAAATCTGTTAGGAATTAAAATCCATATTATTTAGAAGTGGAGAAGACCATGAATTTAATTGTTAGCTTGTTTACTAAtaattggttttcaacttcttctttttcttctttttcaaatcaCGTTTGTCAAAAATGTTCAGAAAATCTTAACCAAATAAAACTACAAAGATGGTTCTTACAAAATCATAAAGATGGTTCTTATAATCTGTTTTTTGCATTTGACATTTGGTTGACTTGGAAAGTGTTTTATATGgtagaaaacaaaataaaagctGTCGATAAACTGCCTTActttttgaaaacataatacCAAAATTAAATACCATTACGTTTCAAATTTAGATTCCTTTAGTATTAGTTTATCACCTGGTTTATCACTTTTTCATCTGGATGTGCAGTGTGCCACTCTGGATATATGCCATTGCTTGCATCTTCCTGAACTTCCATGGTAATCTTTGATCTCCCAATTCTTTAACTGAAAAGCTTTAGAAGGTTTTGATCGGTTTAATAAAGTAAATTTCTTTTCAATCGGATGAATGCTGTTTCATGAAGAACTTGATTTGAATTCAATCTTACTGGGTCATCCAAACATGGAAATTTATATTTGCATTTTGGCCCTATTTGTTAATGCTGAATTATGATTTCTGACTGAACCATCCTTATTCAGGAAGCAATATTTACTTTTGGCTTTCCTTTCTCCCTGCAATTGTAAGTTCTTTCTGTTCATCTTTGTCTGGTTTCTATGTTCCGGTCCTCGGAATGGTTCACTCTGACAATAATATACCATCTCTGTTTTTATTTTGCCTTTGTAAACCAAAACTAATAGTTGATTCTGCTAATCGGGACAAAACTGCACCGGGTAGTGGTAAAGTTGGCTGTAGAAGTTGTGGATACATCTCCAAGGGGATATTATCGTTTTAACTTAAGGGATGAGCTGTTTTGGTTTGGGAAGCCTAAGCTTCTTTTATGGTTGATACAATTTATATCCTTCCAGGTTACTAAATGAAAAATAAC from Benincasa hispida cultivar B227 unplaced genomic scaffold, ASM972705v1 Contig179, whole genome shotgun sequence harbors:
- the LOC120069013 gene encoding MLO-like protein 4 isoform X2; this encodes MGEDGRSLAVTPTWAFATVVTLMVSLGFFFQGTLKRTKKWLDRTKRKSLLAALEKIKEELMLFGLLSLLMGHWIVFVARICVKSSVLSSRFYPCALEVDLKRVRHISIASENLNISVPREHNNPGIREYCPEGRESFASYESLEQLHRLIFVLGVTHVSYSFIAIALAMIKIYGWRAWENEAKTLATRNAQESAQASSTGPNIRRLSTFVFHHTSHPWSQHRVLVWLLCFSRQFWSSINRADYMALRLGFISTHELPISYDFHNYMLRSMDDEFRDMVGISVPLWIYAIACIFLNFHGSNIYFWLSFLPAINAFEMATFIWSLWEIKEPSCFMDNETYVGIRLAFGVITQFWCSFITFPLYVIVTQMGSKVKKSLVSENVRNSLHQWKRRVKARPGASSSVTLMGATSLSSSVCTMDDHGQVINDTTVNCSEGSTSNAAQCTHFSQLLQPASSDDTDIQISVSSSPPHITSNNRNEGNEDH
- the LOC120069013 gene encoding MLO-like protein 4 isoform X1, which encodes MGEDGRSLAVTPTWAFATVVTLMVSLGFFFQGTLKRTKKWLDRTKRKSLLAALEKIKEELMLFGLLSLLMGHWIVFVARICVKSSVLSSRFYPCALEVDLKRVRHISIASENLNISVPREHNNPGIREYCPEGRESFASYESLEQLHRLIFVLGVTHVSYSFIAIALAMIKIYGWRAWENEAKTLATRNAQESAQASSTGPNIRRLSTFVFHHTSHPWSQHRVLVWLLCFSRQFWSSINRADYMALRLGFISTHELPISYDFHNYMLRSMDDEFRDMVGISVPLWIYAIACIFLNFHGSNIYFWLSFLPAILILLIGTKLHRVVVKLAVEVVDTSPRGYYRFNLRDELFWFGKPKLLLWLIQFISFQNAFEMATFIWSLWEIKEPSCFMDNETYVGIRLAFGVITQFWCSFITFPLYVIVTQMGSKVKKSLVSENVRNSLHQWKRRVKARPGASSSVTLMGATSLSSSVCTMDDHGQVINDTTVNCSEGSTSNAAQCTHFSQLLQPASSDDTDIQISVSSSPPHITSNNRNEGNEDH